ACATATCCGAGCCGTCCGCCTGGGTGCCCAGTGTGCACTCGACAACGCCGGCCCCGGGGGTTGGCGCAGAAATGGACGAGTCGGCCGGTGCGACGGCCGCGACCGGACGCGCACGGCGCTCGTTCGGGCCGGCCCGCAGCGTCCACACGAGCATCCCGGCCACGCCCAGCAGCAACCCGACCCACGCGGCCGCCAACGCCAACGCCTTGCCGACCCCTGCGCCCGCGGCCGATGCTCCGACCCCCGCCAGCGCCATCTTGCCCAGGGCGGCGGACAGCGATCGGGGAGCCGCCTCCGTGGCGTTGGCCGTCAGCCAGGGCACCAGCACTCCCGCCGGCAACTCGGTTCCCCTCCTTGCGAACTGCCTCCGAAGCAGCGCGATCGCCCGTTTCAGCCGACCGGACACCGCCGGCTGGCTGATGCCCAGTTGCCGCGCAACGTCCCCCTGGGTGCGCCCCTCCAGGTAGCAGAGCACCACGGGCACCCTCAGTCGCTCCGGCAGTCGGGCGATCTGGACGTCCACCTCTTCGCGGATGTCTTCCCAAGAGGAGGCCGCATGCCGAGGCAGCCTGGCGGCCCTGGACTCGTGCCGGTGCCGGGCGATGCGTCGCCGGAGCAGGTCGATCGCGCGCTGCACCGCCACCGTGTGCAGCCAGCCGGCAATGGGCGCCGAAAGCCGACCCGCCGCCTGTGCCAGTCGGAAGAAGCACTCCTGCGCGGCGTCATCGGCATCCGTGCGGTTCTGCAGAACGCGGTAGCATGCGGCGAACACCATGTGCTGATGCGTCTCGACCAGCGAGCGGAACGCACCCGCGTCGCGAGTCCGCGCGTAGAGTTCCAGCAGCAAGGCTTCCTGCTCGGGCATGGATCCTCCTCCCGCCGTCGGCCCTCGTTCCTACGAGGACTCCATCCTACTCTACGCACGCCCGCCCGCACATATAAGGCACCCGGCGGCGTCCCGTCCGGCCAAGACGAATGCATAATAAGGGCCACAATAGGGCTTGGCGCATGCGCCCCGCTGTGCTACAATCCTCCCATGTGGGGTGGGGGTCAGACCGTTAGCGTCGGATTGTGGGACAAGGCGGCGGAATCGAGATGCTGGCGAACAGAGGAGCCCGACGGTGAAGGGGATACGGATGTCCGTCGATGAGGAGAAGGTGTGGCGTCTTCTGGCGGCTGTCCTGCTTGTCGGCATATGGGGGGGCGGCGTTGCGTTCGGAGAGTCTCCTGTGCTAGAGAGTGACCGTGTCTTTGCTGAACTGATGGGAGAGATCCGCGACATCCCTTCGGCAGAGCGCGACTACTCAGAGCTGGTCCGACGCTGTGAGGAGGTGTGCGTTCGGTTCCCGAACTCGAAGGCGGCCATGCTTTGCATCAAGGCGGGAGAGCTCTGGTTGGAGAAGGGGCTCGTTACCACAGAACAGGCCAATCGGCTGGTGGCTTACCGTGACCGCTTTGATCCCGGCAAGACGGAGATGGTCGCGCTCGTAGCGGATTACCGTAAGGCGACGGCAGAACTGGACGTGCAAGGAGCGAGGGCCGTCTGTGAGCGCATAGAGGCTGTGGCTGAGAAGTACCCCGGTACGCTCACGCGCTACAACGCCCTAGCTAATCTCCCTGGAATGTATGTCCGTTGCGGCGACTATGATCGTGCACGTGGGGCGAGCGCGCGCTACATGGCGGAGTACCCTCCGCAGAAGACGGACGTCTACAGCTCGTCGACGATGGAGCATGCAAACGTGTTCATTGATGCGAACCTGGTTGTGCGCACTGTGGGCGTAGACGAGGGCATTGGGCGGTTCCGGCAGATTGCGGACATGTACCGAGGGGAGGCGGGCTATGAGGTCCCGGCGCTGTTCAGCGGCGGGCAGCTTGCGCTGGACAATGATCGGTTGGAGATGGCCCTCGAGCTGTTCTCACGACTTGCGAGTTCTGGTTCATCTCCGAAAAAGTACGTCTGATTCCGGATCGAAAGCCTGTTTGACCTTCAGGACGAAGTAGCGGTCGTCGTGGTAACCGTAGGCGCGCCGCTTGATCACCTTGATCTTGTTGTTGACGCCTTCGAGCTTGCTGTT
The Candidatus Brocadiaceae bacterium genome window above contains:
- a CDS encoding sigma-70 family RNA polymerase sigma factor; amino-acid sequence: MPEQEALLLELYARTRDAGAFRSLVETHQHMVFAACYRVLQNRTDADDAAQECFFRLAQAAGRLSAPIAGWLHTVAVQRAIDLLRRRIARHRHESRAARLPRHAASSWEDIREEVDVQIARLPERLRVPVVLCYLEGRTQGDVARQLGISQPAVSGRLKRAIALLRRQFARRGTELPAGVLVPWLTANATEAAPRSLSAALGKMALAGVGASAAGAGVGKALALAAAWVGLLLGVAGMLVWTLRAGPNERRARPVAAVAPADSSISAPTPGAGVVECTLGTQADGSDMFIDLDTGQGHAMPAGVADPQAMVKWMRSAGADAFFSRLIDAERVLGADLAAVRVASSAWDSADMGGELRVPAAAAPEFPVRLEVGRGSPTTYLVHTREGRTVLLELTHASGGGVRLRYRQVPAAS